Proteins encoded within one genomic window of Methanobacterium sp. Maddingley MBC34:
- a CDS encoding hypothetical protein (PFAM: Ion channel) → MNSKLSYKLELVMEIIFLIFIFLDSFLLFTSVFLPLRGSSYLNIAYFDLVTSALLLLGYWIQQRRTKSKTGYLKRNWNGIIAIVPIYFIGIVLLGINESSIIIKILALVKVLTLIMAARQVGRAVDKFVAKSKLVYGFAFFVVVLLVCSVGFFLLESGVNPEVTTYEDSLWYVIQTITTVGYGDVVPITQWGRLIGVIAMVSAIGISSLLTAATTSSLMDKLREDREKLAKTSVNYAKKLDKRVQDLESKMVKEENVKGIKNDLNDIKSEMNQIKELLNKINKED, encoded by the coding sequence ATGAATAGTAAGCTGAGTTATAAGCTGGAACTGGTCATGGAAATTATTTTCCTGATCTTCATATTCCTGGACAGTTTTCTTCTTTTCACCAGCGTATTTCTACCCCTCAGGGGAAGTTCATACCTGAATATTGCTTATTTTGATTTAGTAACCAGCGCTTTACTTTTATTAGGATACTGGATCCAGCAACGAAGGACTAAGTCAAAAACAGGGTATTTAAAAAGGAACTGGAACGGTATTATAGCGATTGTGCCTATCTACTTCATAGGAATTGTTCTTCTAGGGATTAATGAATCTTCAATCATTATTAAAATATTAGCATTGGTTAAAGTACTTACACTAATAATGGCCGCCCGTCAGGTAGGTAGAGCAGTAGATAAATTCGTTGCAAAAAGTAAACTGGTTTATGGTTTTGCATTCTTTGTGGTTGTGCTTTTAGTCTGTTCAGTAGGGTTTTTTTTACTTGAAAGTGGGGTTAACCCTGAAGTTACTACATATGAAGACTCATTATGGTACGTTATTCAGACCATAACCACTGTTGGCTACGGAGATGTGGTTCCCATTACCCAGTGGGGACGTTTAATAGGAGTGATTGCCATGGTTAGTGCCATAGGTATTTCCAGCCTGTTAACAGCAGCCACCACTTCATCTTTAATGGATAAACTGCGCGAAGACCGTGAAAAACTCGCGAAAACGAGTGTTAATTATGCCAAAAAACTTGATAAACGAGTGCAGGATCTAGAATCAAAAATGGTGAAAGAAGAAAATGTTAAAGGAATCAAAAATGATTTAAATGACATTAAATCAGAAATGAATCAAATTAAAGAATTGCTGAATAAAATAAACAAAGAAGATTGA
- a CDS encoding putative membrane protein (PFAM: Aluminium activated malate transporter): MEKKGFTGRLKILSKPTGKPMWSQAAKSIILMILAALIAKFLGFDEGIKAVMFITLIATIIIDLPLPLHKIIPMALVGFIMTFLAFISSSLALSSLPVFLCFTVIWAFLSLSMYIFSESVGLFGFIIFCGYFLSVALVNRDASTLDWGLYIILAYLVASILFIPKIWGRKKDILNRVASPFVPETSLERVLSVRETLSGIPLDTRDYELFRIGNYLTGFRGYSKLILSRLSGESHELFHSFINTADESSLQIAKNITTAPNPVGLESVDQGIKNMEKSCNSTDPNTKTLVDASKNIKALLQRANDLLVGKYPSTGKLKILSPRSSLKDVLKANFNLKNMYIRHALRFSLALTLGLLVVYLTHGRDALWVTMGILIIIKPDVTSTLNNIILRVSFNVVAIILAIILGFLFPHYALVWLGFLMLFLFRAFYPSYMGLSVMFLSIFVVLIWPTGPVWENAIARIIDISIGAIIAFICAYLILPSRMTVDLPGQIAQIIHANREYAKAVIPDEERDYNHENAVAHFRKYMLEEKNLESAIKKVDDTFNDIGDDVSLYKELGAANRKLAADISALATLIESEGPLPDVSRFKEQLIDALNELALSVDKNVVLPRANIDTIYLGSDVAEISTLESYLDWISNDVKFMQEGVELGHQTGSLKRYRDMT, encoded by the coding sequence ATGGAAAAGAAGGGTTTTACAGGAAGGTTAAAAATATTATCCAAGCCCACTGGTAAACCTATGTGGAGTCAAGCAGCTAAATCCATAATTTTAATGATTTTAGCTGCATTAATAGCTAAATTTTTGGGTTTTGATGAGGGAATAAAAGCAGTCATGTTTATCACCCTGATAGCCACCATAATCATAGACCTGCCCCTACCCCTACATAAGATCATTCCCATGGCATTAGTTGGGTTTATAATGACTTTTTTAGCTTTCATTAGTTCTTCTCTGGCCCTTTCGAGTTTGCCAGTATTCTTATGTTTTACAGTTATCTGGGCTTTTTTAAGCCTTTCAATGTATATTTTCAGTGAAAGTGTTGGTCTTTTTGGTTTTATAATATTCTGTGGTTATTTTCTGTCTGTGGCTCTGGTTAACCGGGATGCTTCCACACTTGACTGGGGACTTTACATAATTCTAGCCTATCTGGTTGCATCCATTCTTTTCATACCCAAAATTTGGGGGAGAAAGAAGGACATTTTAAATAGGGTTGCTTCTCCTTTCGTCCCTGAAACATCCCTTGAGCGTGTGTTATCAGTTCGAGAAACATTATCGGGAATTCCCCTGGATACAAGGGATTATGAACTTTTCCGAATTGGAAATTATCTCACAGGTTTTAGAGGTTACAGTAAGCTGATTTTATCCCGTTTATCCGGTGAATCACATGAATTATTCCACAGTTTCATTAATACTGCCGATGAAAGCAGTTTACAGATTGCAAAAAACATTACCACTGCCCCCAACCCGGTGGGGTTAGAATCCGTAGATCAGGGGATTAAAAATATGGAAAAATCTTGTAATTCCACAGATCCAAACACCAAAACCCTGGTTGATGCATCCAAAAATATCAAAGCTCTACTTCAAAGGGCCAATGATCTCCTGGTGGGGAAGTATCCTTCCACTGGAAAATTAAAAATATTATCCCCCCGAAGCTCTCTTAAAGATGTTTTAAAAGCTAATTTTAATTTAAAGAATATGTACATACGTCACGCACTGAGGTTCTCCCTGGCCCTTACTCTTGGACTTTTGGTGGTGTATTTAACACATGGACGTGACGCACTCTGGGTTACCATGGGTATTTTAATCATAATCAAACCGGATGTTACCAGCACCCTAAATAACATCATTTTAAGGGTTTCATTTAACGTTGTGGCTATAATTCTGGCCATAATTTTAGGATTCCTCTTCCCTCATTATGCACTGGTCTGGTTAGGTTTCCTGATGCTTTTCTTATTCAGAGCATTTTATCCCAGTTATATGGGGCTTTCAGTTATGTTCCTTTCCATCTTCGTGGTTTTGATATGGCCCACTGGCCCAGTATGGGAAAATGCAATTGCCCGTATAATCGACATATCCATTGGTGCCATTATAGCATTCATCTGTGCTTACCTTATTCTGCCCAGCCGTATGACTGTAGATCTTCCCGGGCAGATTGCTCAGATAATCCATGCCAACCGAGAATATGCAAAAGCAGTTATTCCCGATGAAGAGAGGGATTACAACCATGAAAATGCAGTCGCACATTTCAGGAAATATATGTTGGAAGAAAAAAACCTTGAATCCGCTATTAAAAAGGTAGATGATACTTTTAATGACATAGGGGATGATGTGTCATTGTATAAGGAACTTGGTGCAGCCAATCGAAAATTAGCAGCTGATATTTCTGCCTTAGCCACTTTAATTGAATCAGAGGGACCTTTACCCGACGTTTCTCGTTTTAAAGAACAGTTGATTGATGCTCTGAATGAGTTGGCTCTGTCTGTGGATAAAAATGTGGTGCTTCCCCGGGCGAATATTGATACAATTTATCTTGGTTCCGATGTTGCTGAAATATCTACCCTGGAAAGTTACCTGGACTGGATCAGCAATGATGTTAAATTCATGCAGGAAGGAGTGGAACTGGGTCACCAAACCGGATCACTGAAAAGATACCGTGACATGACTTAA
- a CDS encoding putative phosphohydrolase (PFAM: Calcineurin-like phosphoesterase), producing MKEKDPSAMKYRQKLQRGMTYWRHKIGNPEFNHENFQIEYVEVIIPGLDPAFHNYRLLNLSDIHLGQWITPEHLEGVIKMANKEKPDSVTITGDFVSYILDDIAEDLENSLKKLKPKEYSFAVLGNHDHWLSAERIREILHRCNIIDVSNDLHTIYHEEAPLHIAGVDSVMLGKQRLDLVMKKLPEEGPAILLAHEPDFADISSTTGRFSLQISGHSHGGQFLIPGLGTFIRGPHFLKYPAGKYMVGDMVQYTSRGLGTNVFWLRINCAPEITVFTLKCPEEVL from the coding sequence ATGAAAGAAAAAGATCCGAGTGCCATGAAATATAGGCAGAAGTTGCAGAGGGGAATGACGTACTGGCGGCATAAAATCGGAAACCCGGAATTCAATCATGAAAACTTCCAGATAGAATATGTGGAAGTCATAATACCCGGACTTGATCCTGCTTTTCATAATTATCGCCTTTTAAATCTATCAGATATACATCTGGGGCAGTGGATCACACCAGAACACCTTGAAGGTGTGATAAAAATGGCAAATAAAGAAAAACCAGATTCTGTAACCATAACTGGTGATTTTGTTTCATACATTCTGGATGATATAGCGGAAGACCTTGAAAACTCTTTAAAAAAGTTAAAACCTAAAGAATACTCATTTGCAGTTTTGGGTAATCATGATCACTGGCTGAGTGCTGAAAGGATACGAGAAATATTGCATCGGTGTAATATAATTGATGTCAGTAATGATCTCCACACTATCTATCATGAAGAAGCTCCTCTGCACATAGCTGGAGTGGATAGTGTGATGTTGGGAAAACAACGCCTTGACCTGGTGATGAAAAAACTCCCAGAAGAGGGACCAGCCATACTCCTGGCTCATGAACCTGATTTTGCAGACATAAGCTCCACCACGGGACGTTTCAGCCTGCAAATATCTGGCCATTCCCATGGGGGACAATTCTTAATACCGGGGCTGGGGACGTTCATCCGAGGCCCTCATTTCCTGAAATACCCTGCTGGTAAATATATGGTGGGAGATATGGTTCAGTACACTAGCCGGGGTCTGGGGACCAATGTATTTTGGTTGAGGATCAACTGCGCCCCTGAAATCACAGTATTTACGTTGAAATGTCCAGAAGAGGTATTGTAA
- a CDS encoding putative membrane protein (PFAM: Membrane protein of unknown function; Type I phosphodiesterase / nucleotide pyrophosphatase) produces MEDKDKHSLDWNDRIKDRSRFYWLGRTLVMWFGGFLGFLVIDSLSLGLHFDDFFTAFIAAGLVGILNAMFWPILTRILLPFMVFTVGVGSLLLNAFLLWLASDLMAGFTIGGPALILTPIAMAAMTAVLAAILTIDDDATYYRNVIRKIKKGKIKFNEKPGVIFLEIDGLAFPILNEAIEKGNMPTLKKWLENNSHRVVPWETDLSSQTGASQAGILHGNNHNIPAFRWVEKDKNNKIMVSTGLSDAPIIEKRISDGNGLLACHGASRTNLFSGDATDVIFTYSQLKNLGRFYSRAWYYVYSYPSNFARIVALFLWDVLLDFASQLVHRIKNVKPRIRRGFIYPFVRAGANVFLREVTTAVVIGDMLEGKVDVAYVTYLGYDEIAHHSGTRDWDAFYALKKLDMQFHRLDNAKKYAPRPYQLVVQSDHGQTNGATFLQRYGQSLEDLVRELMPPETLIYSELSSNEDHFGQAIQSPLEDSKIYIKDRSDHVVDESRYLFDTAVKKVDEAPVIKGKVLDYLQRHEIGEMPPKKISSSNAQVIVLASGNLGLIYLTEHVERLTFEQIKVMYPDLIPGLVQHEGVGFVMVNSKEQGPMAVGKEGIHYLEDGTIEGEDPLIPFGPRACKHLLRTNGFKYVPDILVNSFYDPETNEVAAFEELVGSHGGLGGEQTQPFVIHPSQWNMGSEEIVGAENLYNALKKQLDKFNINGR; encoded by the coding sequence ATGGAAGATAAAGATAAACACTCATTAGATTGGAATGATCGGATTAAGGACCGTTCACGGTTCTACTGGTTAGGTAGGACTCTGGTTATGTGGTTCGGTGGATTTCTAGGATTTTTAGTTATTGATTCGTTATCGTTAGGATTGCATTTTGATGATTTTTTCACGGCATTTATTGCTGCAGGGTTAGTGGGAATTCTAAATGCCATGTTCTGGCCAATATTAACCCGAATATTATTACCCTTTATGGTATTCACAGTAGGAGTAGGTTCATTATTATTAAATGCATTTTTACTATGGTTGGCCAGTGATTTAATGGCGGGATTCACCATTGGAGGGCCAGCTTTAATACTGACGCCTATTGCAATGGCAGCAATGACCGCAGTCTTAGCAGCGATTTTAACCATTGATGATGATGCCACTTATTACCGGAATGTTATCCGGAAGATTAAAAAGGGAAAAATCAAATTCAATGAAAAACCAGGAGTTATATTCCTGGAGATAGATGGTCTTGCTTTCCCTATTTTAAATGAAGCTATTGAAAAGGGGAATATGCCTACTCTTAAAAAATGGTTAGAGAATAATTCTCATAGGGTGGTGCCCTGGGAAACTGATTTGTCAAGTCAAACCGGAGCCAGCCAGGCAGGAATCCTCCATGGGAATAACCATAATATTCCCGCCTTCAGGTGGGTGGAGAAAGATAAAAACAACAAGATCATGGTTTCAACGGGGTTATCTGATGCTCCGATTATTGAAAAAAGAATCTCTGATGGAAACGGGCTTTTAGCCTGCCACGGTGCCAGCAGAACTAACCTGTTCTCTGGAGATGCTACTGATGTTATTTTCACTTACAGTCAGCTTAAGAATCTGGGAAGATTCTATAGTCGGGCATGGTATTATGTTTATTCTTATCCCTCTAATTTCGCCCGTATTGTAGCATTGTTTTTATGGGATGTTTTACTGGACTTTGCATCACAACTGGTCCACCGGATAAAAAATGTAAAACCACGTATAAGACGGGGTTTTATTTATCCATTTGTAAGAGCCGGGGCCAATGTATTCTTACGTGAGGTGACCACAGCTGTGGTTATTGGGGACATGCTGGAGGGTAAAGTTGATGTTGCCTATGTAACTTACCTGGGATATGATGAAATAGCTCATCACTCTGGAACCCGGGATTGGGATGCATTTTACGCTCTTAAAAAACTGGATATGCAGTTTCATCGTTTGGATAATGCCAAAAAGTACGCACCACGCCCATATCAACTGGTGGTTCAATCGGATCACGGTCAAACCAATGGGGCCACTTTCCTGCAAAGATATGGTCAGAGTCTGGAAGATCTGGTCCGGGAATTAATGCCTCCAGAAACCCTGATCTACAGTGAACTTTCATCCAACGAAGACCACTTTGGCCAGGCTATTCAGAGTCCCTTAGAAGATAGTAAAATATATATAAAGGATCGAAGCGACCATGTAGTGGATGAAAGTAGATATTTATTTGACACAGCAGTAAAAAAGGTAGATGAAGCTCCAGTGATTAAAGGAAAGGTTTTAGATTACCTGCAACGTCACGAAATTGGGGAAATGCCCCCTAAAAAGATATCTTCCTCAAATGCTCAGGTTATTGTACTGGCATCAGGAAATTTGGGACTAATTTACTTAACCGAACATGTTGAAAGGTTAACCTTTGAACAGATAAAAGTCATGTACCCTGATTTAATTCCGGGCTTGGTTCAACACGAGGGGGTAGGATTCGTAATGGTTAATTCAAAGGAACAAGGGCCGATGGCAGTTGGAAAAGAAGGGATCCATTACCTTGAAGATGGAACCATTGAAGGGGAAGACCCCTTAATCCCTTTTGGACCCAGAGCCTGCAAACATCTCCTGCGCACTAATGGTTTTAAATATGTTCCGGATATTCTGGTAAATAGTTTTTATGACCCTGAAACTAATGAAGTAGCAGCTTTTGAGGAACTGGTGGGTAGTCATGGTGGGTTGGGAGGTGAACAAACTCAACCTTTCGTTATCCACCCTTCTCAGTGGAATATGGGCTCTGAAGAGATAGTGGGGGCAGAAAATTTATACAATGCACTTAAAAAACAGTTAGATAAGTTTAATATTAATGGGAGATGA
- a CDS encoding hypothetical protein (PFAM: Uncharacterized conserved protein (DUF2196)~TIGRFAM: conserved hypothetical protein) — MSHKNGKNRKDIKAGSEVYIVLKKDQRSGKRTKGIVKDLLTRSSSHPHGIKVRLEDGRIGRVQEIIK; from the coding sequence ATGAGTCATAAGAACGGTAAAAACCGGAAAGATATAAAAGCAGGATCGGAAGTTTATATTGTACTTAAAAAGGATCAACGCAGTGGAAAAAGAACTAAAGGGATTGTTAAGGATTTATTAACACGTTCTTCTTCCCATCCTCATGGAATCAAGGTTAGACTTGAAGACGGGAGAATTGGAAGGGTTCAAGAAATAATTAAGTAA
- a CDS encoding transcription initiation factor TFIIIB, Brf1 subunit/transcription initiation factor TFIIB (PFAM: TFIIB zinc-binding; Transcription factor TFIIB repeat), with product MGATETKQEIVEKVPETVKEKVEVSGKEQMKQDMSEIEKIETKCPECQSEKLINDHERGEIVCGSCGLVIDDNLVDMGPEWRAFDHEQRDKRTRVGAPITYTIHDKGLSTMIDWRNKDIYGRDIPARNRAQWYRLRKWQRKIRISGATERNLAFALSELDRDSSRLGLPRSVREAASVVYRNAVENKLIRGRSIEGVVAASLYAACRRCNVPRTLDEIAEVSRVSKKEVGRTYRFLTRELNIKLPPTSPVDYVPRFASELNLSGEVQSKAIEIIEKAMEKGLTSGRGPTGVAAAALYIASVLLGERKTQRDVADIAGVTEVTIRNRYKELTEQLDMGVTL from the coding sequence ATGGGGGCGACGGAAACGAAGCAAGAAATAGTTGAAAAAGTTCCTGAAACTGTTAAAGAGAAGGTAGAAGTTTCAGGGAAAGAACAGATGAAACAGGATATGTCTGAAATTGAAAAAATTGAGACTAAATGTCCTGAATGTCAGTCTGAGAAACTTATAAATGATCATGAACGTGGAGAAATCGTTTGTGGTTCCTGTGGCCTAGTTATCGATGACAATCTGGTAGATATGGGTCCTGAGTGGAGGGCCTTCGACCATGAACAGCGTGATAAGAGGACCAGGGTAGGTGCACCTATCACCTATACCATACACGACAAGGGTCTTTCCACCATGATCGACTGGAGAAACAAGGACATCTATGGTCGTGACATCCCAGCTAGGAACAGAGCCCAGTGGTACAGGCTCAGGAAATGGCAGAGAAAAATCAGGATTTCCGGTGCAACAGAACGTAACCTGGCCTTTGCTCTCTCAGAACTCGACCGTGACTCATCCAGACTGGGACTCCCCAGAAGTGTGCGGGAAGCTGCATCAGTAGTATACCGTAACGCTGTGGAGAACAAACTCATCAGAGGAAGAAGTATTGAGGGAGTGGTGGCTGCATCACTTTACGCCGCCTGCAGACGGTGCAATGTTCCCCGAACCCTTGATGAAATTGCAGAAGTATCCAGGGTGAGTAAAAAAGAAGTTGGTAGAACCTACCGTTTCTTAACCAGGGAACTGAACATCAAACTACCACCAACCAGCCCAGTAGATTACGTACCTCGTTTTGCCAGTGAACTGAACCTCTCTGGAGAAGTTCAATCCAAGGCCATAGAAATCATAGAAAAGGCCATGGAAAAAGGTTTAACCTCAGGAAGAGGACCTACAGGAGTTGCTGCCGCTGCATTATACATTGCCTCAGTATTACTGGGTGAGAGAAAAACCCAACGCGATGTTGCGGACATAGCAGGAGTTACCGAAGTTACCATCCGTAATAGGTACAAAGAACTCACAGAACAGTTAGATATGGGTGTAACACTCTAA
- a CDS encoding RNA-binding protein involved in rRNA processing (PFAM: Gar1/Naf1 RNA binding region) translates to MKKLGSILHLSNRERIILRSNQTPALGLSVFNSRKEKIGFIHDVFGPTKDPYISVKILASISKNFENRVGETLYVPKQAKKKWGRRKRSKK, encoded by the coding sequence ATGAAGAAACTTGGAAGCATACTACATTTGTCAAATAGAGAGAGAATTATACTCCGATCGAACCAAACACCTGCTTTAGGATTGTCTGTTTTTAACTCTCGTAAGGAGAAAATAGGGTTTATTCACGATGTCTTCGGACCTACTAAGGATCCCTATATCTCAGTGAAGATACTTGCATCAATTTCTAAAAACTTTGAAAACCGAGTTGGAGAGACACTTTATGTGCCTAAACAAGCCAAGAAGAAATGGGGGCGACGGAAACGAAGCAAGAAATAG
- a CDS encoding hypothetical protein (PFAM: Uncharacterised protein family (UPF0104)~TIGRFAM: conserved hypothetical protein): MQDTYEIILKHKWKIIATFAVAAFLIFAMTFLIGFNDVLTTLENAKWEWIALNFLLEAAIILVWTLRWKLILNVVDTAPKFSTLLMMLLASLFGNNVTPSAAGGEPLRAYLLREVEGTPFEIGFATSTADRVFEFLPFVLISIISALFLLSWDIPPVTRIFVIAMIIVSLFIFGILIYAGFRKEITQRIVISIAKSIYPTALRLSKKDISFNEIREKIIFYINRFSTGFITALQDRNVFMVAFVLSFAMWGLDMLRMYICFGALGVYPPVLALVIIYTIGILISLLPLLPGAWGIREATLIGLFAVVGISADVVMAASLIDRLASYIIPTILGALAALYYGRKVKNKSVNLPSTDS; this comes from the coding sequence ATGCAGGACACTTATGAAATAATTCTGAAACATAAATGGAAGATCATTGCCACCTTTGCAGTAGCTGCTTTTTTGATCTTCGCCATGACCTTCCTCATAGGTTTTAATGATGTTCTCACAACCCTTGAGAATGCAAAATGGGAATGGATTGCCCTAAATTTCCTACTTGAGGCTGCTATAATATTGGTATGGACTTTAAGGTGGAAGCTGATTCTGAATGTGGTTGACACCGCACCAAAATTCAGTACCTTACTCATGATGCTTCTGGCCAGTTTATTTGGAAACAACGTCACTCCCAGCGCTGCAGGAGGAGAACCACTGCGGGCATATCTTTTAAGGGAAGTAGAGGGAACACCATTTGAAATTGGATTTGCAACATCCACCGCAGACAGGGTATTTGAATTTCTCCCATTTGTGTTAATATCCATTATTTCTGCTCTGTTTCTGCTCAGCTGGGACATACCCCCTGTAACCAGGATATTTGTCATTGCCATGATCATCGTGTCCCTTTTTATATTCGGGATACTCATCTACGCAGGTTTCAGGAAAGAAATCACACAAAGAATTGTAATATCCATTGCAAAATCAATCTATCCCACTGCTCTCCGTTTAAGCAAAAAAGACATTTCCTTTAATGAAATTAGAGAAAAAATAATATTTTACATTAATCGATTTTCAACAGGTTTCATCACTGCCTTACAGGATCGAAATGTGTTCATGGTAGCTTTCGTTCTATCCTTTGCCATGTGGGGTTTGGATATGTTGAGAATGTACATTTGTTTCGGAGCATTGGGAGTATACCCTCCAGTATTGGCCCTGGTGATAATCTACACCATTGGAATTCTGATTTCTCTCCTACCACTACTTCCCGGTGCTTGGGGAATACGAGAAGCTACTTTAATCGGGCTTTTTGCGGTGGTTGGTATTTCAGCAGATGTGGTGATGGCAGCTAGCCTTATAGACCGTTTAGCCAGTTATATTATTCCCACGATACTGGGTGCTCTTGCAGCACTCTACTATGGGCGCAAAGTTAAAAATAAAAGTGTTAACTTACCATCAACTGATTCATAG
- a CDS encoding Demethylmenaquinone methyltransferase (PFAM: Demethylmenaquinone methyltransferase) — MAKKMEISAESVLGQFSSKKMGKDIDFRLKTLNISTSHISDALKNLTGKYGVIPGVKPIKDDLKIGGRVVTVKTQQDDWGTSLKAVETGNKGDIVFICCDGDDIGVWGELFSKYAQKKGIQSTVIYGAMRDVEAVRELNYPVFSRSVVPHAGTPRAEGEINIPLECGGIKITPEDWIFGDEGGVVVVAGEILDNVILEAIQIKKNEDKILHQLEEGISLSDILGI; from the coding sequence ATGGCTAAAAAAATGGAAATTTCCGCAGAATCTGTATTAGGACAATTTTCATCCAAGAAAATGGGAAAAGATATTGATTTCAGACTGAAAACCCTAAATATCAGCACATCCCACATTTCAGATGCCCTGAAAAATTTAACAGGTAAATATGGAGTTATTCCGGGTGTAAAACCAATCAAGGATGATCTAAAAATAGGTGGTAGGGTAGTTACTGTTAAAACCCAACAGGACGATTGGGGAACCTCACTGAAAGCTGTTGAAACTGGCAACAAAGGAGATATAGTTTTTATATGCTGTGACGGGGATGACATTGGAGTTTGGGGTGAATTATTCAGTAAGTACGCCCAGAAAAAAGGAATCCAATCCACAGTGATCTACGGTGCCATGCGCGATGTAGAAGCAGTCCGAGAACTTAATTACCCTGTTTTTTCACGGTCAGTGGTTCCTCATGCTGGAACTCCCCGAGCTGAAGGAGAAATCAATATTCCCCTTGAATGTGGTGGAATAAAAATAACCCCTGAAGACTGGATTTTTGGAGATGAAGGTGGAGTGGTTGTAGTAGCTGGAGAAATTTTAGATAATGTAATCCTGGAAGCAATTCAAATAAAAAAGAATGAAGATAAAATACTCCATCAACTTGAAGAAGGAATTTCTCTATCCGATATTTTAGGTATTTAA
- a CDS encoding hypothetical protein (PFAM: Uncharacterized ArCR, COG1888), producing the protein MAKGLIRIVLDVLKPHEPTLPYFAKFLSEVSGVEGVNVTLMEIDKETENIKVTMQGNDLNFDEISKAIEQYGGSIHSVDEVVAGRTMVEEVTTPQD; encoded by the coding sequence TTGGCAAAAGGTCTTATTAGAATCGTTTTAGACGTATTAAAACCCCACGAGCCCACATTACCCTATTTTGCTAAATTTTTAAGCGAAGTAAGTGGTGTGGAAGGTGTTAATGTTACTCTTATGGAAATTGACAAGGAAACTGAAAACATTAAAGTCACCATGCAGGGCAACGACCTGAACTTTGATGAAATAAGTAAGGCCATTGAACAGTACGGTGGTTCCATACACAGTGTAGATGAGGTTGTTGCTGGAAGAACTATGGTCGAAGAAGTGACCACACCTCAGGACTGA
- a CDS encoding small primase-like protein (Toprim domain containing protein) (PFAM: Toprim domain), whose translation MSFIKLSSLIEELKIYGEQGIPVLIEGQKDEKALRELGVNGNFIKVSGSGLKLFEIAEIAAQSSSRVVILTDFDRKGNQLAKRLSEDIQSLGSHPDLRLRRTLMGITRRFIKDIESLPRHLEQLELEENPSGGQWYYYH comes from the coding sequence ATGAGTTTTATAAAGTTGTCCAGTTTAATCGAAGAGCTTAAAATCTACGGGGAACAGGGAATTCCAGTTCTGATTGAAGGTCAAAAGGATGAAAAAGCCTTGAGAGAACTAGGGGTAAATGGTAATTTCATAAAAGTTTCCGGTTCAGGTCTTAAACTCTTTGAAATAGCGGAGATAGCAGCTCAATCATCATCAAGAGTAGTTATATTAACTGACTTTGATCGAAAAGGCAATCAACTTGCCAAAAGATTATCAGAGGATATTCAAAGCCTCGGTTCTCATCCGGACCTCCGTTTAAGGAGAACCCTCATGGGAATTACCCGTCGTTTTATTAAGGATATCGAGAGCCTCCCTCGGCACTTGGAACAACTGGAACTTGAAGAAAACCCATCTGGTGGGCAATGGTATTACTATCATTAG